The Periplaneta americana isolate PAMFEO1 chromosome 1, P.americana_PAMFEO1_priV1, whole genome shotgun sequence DNA segment AATACAAGTTTGGCATTACAACATTAGAGAATATTATGTGCgtacattaggcctataccaGTTAATTGTTAATTAGCCTATCTGTAGCTTAAAAGCAGTTCATTAATTTTTCCGTTAATAGTACATTCTATTTTAatgcattactactactactactactgttggttGATTGTTATCCATAACTtagttcatttcattccattcattagacacatttaaatcttacagcaaattgtatgaTTTATCCTATTTCCTGAGTAGATATTACACGCAATCATAGGGGTTTCCTCAAATTACTTGCCAGTTTCTTTCTTCTAACTCTTTGCATATAATGCTAAGATGGCATGAAAGTACTTTCTTCAGTGAGCAAACACTTAAAGCAATATTTATCCATAGGAGATATTTCACTGAGGAATTTGCAAAATCATCAGCCACCAGTATAGCAGCGCAGCAGGAAACGAAGGATGAGGAAGAAGAACACCAACGATGTATGAAAGTGAATGAAGAGTGGAATCGTCAGGTGGCTTTGATAAGAGAGAAGCGTCTTCTTCAGGAACAAGAGGCTAAGCGAGAGCTTATTCTCGCCCAGATGACTGCCTTTGAGGAAGACCAAAAGAAACGTATGGAGGAAGTAGAACAGATTGTTAGAGAAGAAAaggtaatatatttattatagctGGCGCCAGCTTTTTTGGcttgtgtcctagatatatagtgcccagtttgtgagcatgttgctagtgtagctgagaatggtaccactttctATACACGTTACATCAGTCATTTGctaacacagttgtcagactgactacagcaaatgtaaaacactcgtgCTTAACGTTCccactacttatttcacacgccaaaaacggtgacgcggactatacACACCAGTAGATATATTAAATCCAGAGAAGaaatttttagttaattttatcgaACATTATTCGACTTTTTCTGTAGAAAcagtaaatatgttaaattcatttttGACAGCTCACATACATATAATTCTAGAAATACttgcatttaatattttgtattgtttttctgTTCCAGGAAAGAGCCAAATTTTACATCacatctgaaaatattgacaaagCAATAGAAGATGCATTGGCCAACCCTGTAGATCACAATTTTGCCATTGATCTTCAGGGAAACATTTATCGTGGACGTAAAACAAAACCCACTGATGTTCCACCAGATGAagtagaaaaaattcaaattcaaggaCAAGTATTCTGAATACTGGATGGACCTCAATTTAGAGATAAATCATATAGTAAAGATCAACGTAATGGA contains these protein-coding regions:
- the mRpS26 gene encoding small ribosomal subunit protein mS26 → MSIISFSLKHLGLQVSHDLRINSVCIQCVRWKRKPRWLPTAKSRLFRIPERPKIDEREEIELKRLHDRYKTEVRSVRRYFTEEFAKSSATSIAAQQETKDEEEEHQRCMKVNEEWNRQVALIREKRLLQEQEAKRELILAQMTAFEEDQKKRMEEVEQIVREEKERAKFYITSENIDKAIEDALANPVDHNFAIDLQGNIYRGRKTKPTDVPPDEVEKIQIQGQVF